In Pseudobythopirellula maris, a single window of DNA contains:
- a CDS encoding phosphoribosylanthranilate isomerase — MFRIKICGLTRPADAAVCAEAGADAIGLNFYSGSPRCLTMERAVELADAGGEPLLRVGVFVNATLDELAAAVQAARLDAVQLHGDEPPAAFAALPEGIRTVRAWRVGAEGLPPLAEYLETSEAHGRRPEAALVDAAAPGAYGGTGKRVDWGRVAEERPLLGSTPLILAGGLTPDNVAEAIAAVRPDGVDTASGVESAPGVKDAGAVRAFVAAAREAFDSLSKSS, encoded by the coding sequence TTGTTCCGAATAAAAATCTGTGGACTCACTCGCCCCGCGGACGCCGCGGTTTGCGCCGAGGCGGGCGCCGACGCCATCGGCCTGAACTTCTACTCGGGCAGCCCACGCTGCCTGACGATGGAACGGGCCGTCGAATTGGCCGACGCTGGTGGTGAGCCGCTGCTGCGGGTTGGCGTGTTCGTCAACGCCACGCTCGACGAACTCGCCGCCGCGGTTCAAGCCGCGCGACTCGATGCGGTTCAGCTACACGGCGATGAGCCGCCCGCGGCGTTCGCCGCGCTGCCAGAAGGAATAAGGACGGTCCGCGCCTGGCGCGTCGGCGCCGAAGGCTTGCCGCCCTTGGCCGAGTACCTCGAGACGAGCGAAGCACATGGGCGGCGCCCCGAGGCGGCGCTCGTCGACGCCGCCGCGCCGGGCGCGTACGGCGGCACCGGAAAGCGGGTCGACTGGGGCCGGGTCGCCGAGGAGCGCCCGCTGCTCGGATCGACGCCGTTGATCCTGGCGGGCGGCCTGACGCCCGACAACGTGGCCGAAGCGATCGCCGCGGTCCGGCCCGACGGCGTCGACACGGCGAGCGGCGTGGAGTCGGCGCCGGGCGTCAAAGACGCGGGGGCGGTGCGGGCGTTTGTCGCCGCGGCGCGCGAGGCATTCGATTCGCTGAGCAAGTCCAGCTAG
- the ahcY gene encoding adenosylhomocysteinase has product MAPVAAEKLSYKVLDCTPEEFERLAAFGRQEINLAESEMPGLMSLREKYGKDKPLQGARIAGCLHMTIQTAVLIETLIELGAEVTWSSCNIYSTQDHAACAIAKAGIPVFAWKGETNEEFDWCIEQTLTAFPSGKPLNLILDDGGDLTAMVHDKFPELLADIKGLSEETTAGIHRLEVLLKEGRLAVPAINVNDSATKSKFDNLYGCRESLADGVKRATDVMLAGKVAVVCGYGDVGKGCAHSLRSYGCRVIVTEIDPINALQAAMEGYEVTTMEEACKEGNLFVTTTGNKDIILGEHMVEMPEDAILCNIGHFDTEIDIAWLEAQVAAGNATSDVIKTEKEGAVDRYTFKKSGRSILTLAKGRLVNLGCATGHPSFVMSNSFTNQTLAQLELWNNEGQYENQVYRLPKHLDEEVARLHLEKIGVKLTKLTQEQADYIGVPVEGPYKSDHYRY; this is encoded by the coding sequence GTGGCGCCTGTTGCTGCCGAGAAGCTGTCTTACAAAGTCCTTGATTGCACGCCCGAAGAATTCGAGCGTCTGGCCGCGTTTGGCCGTCAGGAGATCAACCTGGCCGAGTCGGAAATGCCCGGCCTGATGTCCCTGCGCGAGAAGTACGGCAAGGACAAGCCGCTCCAGGGCGCGCGGATCGCCGGCTGCTTGCACATGACGATCCAGACGGCCGTCCTGATCGAGACGCTCATCGAGCTCGGCGCCGAGGTCACCTGGAGCAGCTGCAACATCTACAGCACCCAGGACCACGCCGCCTGTGCGATCGCCAAGGCGGGCATCCCGGTCTTCGCTTGGAAGGGCGAGACCAACGAAGAGTTCGACTGGTGCATCGAGCAGACGCTCACCGCCTTCCCTTCGGGCAAGCCGCTCAACCTGATCCTGGACGACGGCGGCGACCTGACCGCCATGGTCCACGACAAGTTCCCCGAGCTGCTGGCCGACATCAAAGGCCTGTCGGAAGAGACCACCGCCGGCATCCACCGCCTGGAGGTGCTCCTGAAGGAGGGCCGCCTGGCCGTCCCGGCGATCAACGTCAACGACTCGGCCACGAAGAGCAAGTTCGACAACTTGTACGGCTGCCGCGAGAGCCTGGCCGACGGCGTGAAGCGCGCGACCGACGTCATGCTCGCCGGCAAGGTCGCCGTGGTCTGTGGCTACGGCGACGTCGGCAAGGGCTGCGCCCACAGCCTCCGCTCGTACGGCTGCCGCGTGATCGTCACGGAGATCGACCCCATCAACGCCCTGCAGGCCGCGATGGAAGGCTACGAGGTCACGACCATGGAGGAAGCCTGCAAGGAAGGCAACCTGTTCGTCACCACGACCGGCAACAAGGACATCATCCTCGGCGAGCACATGGTCGAGATGCCGGAGGACGCCATCCTCTGCAACATCGGCCACTTCGACACGGAGATCGACATCGCTTGGCTCGAGGCGCAGGTCGCCGCCGGCAACGCCACGAGCGACGTGATCAAGACCGAGAAGGAAGGCGCCGTCGACCGTTACACGTTCAAGAAGAGCGGCCGCTCGATTCTCACGCTCGCCAAGGGCCGGCTGGTGAACCTCGGTTGCGCCACGGGCCACCCGAGCTTCGTCATGAGCAACTCGTTCACCAACCAAACGCTCGCCCAGCTCGAGCTTTGGAACAACGAGGGCCAGTACGAGAACCAGGTCTACCGCCTGCCGAAGCACCTCGACGAGGAGGTCGCCCGCCTGCACCTCGAGAAGATCGGCGTGAAGCTCACGAAGCTCACCCAAGAGCAGGCCGACTACATCGGCGTGCCGGTCGAGGGGCCGTACAAGTCGGACCACTACCGGTACTGA
- a CDS encoding DUF1015 domain-containing protein, whose amino-acid sequence MPEIEALRAIRYDLGHVGSLSDVVAPPYDVIDAELLEQLCEQSPYNSVRLILGKDEPGDSDTANRYTRSAKFLKEWMRDGVLFTEANPAVYAYHQTYTEAGVEYTRRGFMCRVRLERFGEGKIHPHEETHGGAKADRLKLWKATKTNMSQVFGLFPDDENEAQNLLEEAIMGVAPLEAADHLGVVNRLWPVNDVAVISKMQAVMGPKPVYIADGHHRYETACNYRDELAAEMKAKGEEMPDNHPANYVLMMCVSMSDPGMLVLPTHRLFRGMPEMTAEELTAKLGDKFTTEPAGEGPSHAPEAWESIETEDNQGTLALYTAGDKKWTLCRVTDAGRDRMAEIAPEQSKDWQGLGVSLLHKLVMEDLLQAPETAAPKYVRAIDEVVEGLTNGEAAGRDLTGQISEGGVFNLAAVVMPATLEHIRQISNHGERMPAKSTYFYPKVLSGLLFNPLE is encoded by the coding sequence ATGCCCGAGATCGAAGCCCTCCGCGCCATCCGTTACGACCTGGGCCACGTCGGCTCGCTGAGCGACGTGGTCGCCCCGCCCTACGACGTGATCGACGCCGAGCTGCTCGAGCAGCTCTGCGAGCAGAGCCCCTACAACTCGGTGCGGCTGATCCTCGGCAAGGACGAGCCGGGCGATTCGGACACGGCGAACCGCTACACCCGTTCGGCCAAGTTCCTCAAGGAGTGGATGCGCGACGGCGTGCTGTTCACCGAGGCCAACCCGGCGGTCTACGCCTACCACCAGACCTACACCGAGGCGGGCGTCGAGTACACGCGGCGTGGGTTCATGTGCCGTGTTCGGCTCGAGCGGTTCGGCGAGGGCAAGATCCACCCGCACGAGGAGACGCACGGCGGCGCCAAGGCCGACCGCCTCAAGCTCTGGAAGGCGACCAAGACGAACATGAGCCAGGTGTTCGGCCTGTTTCCCGACGACGAGAACGAGGCCCAGAACCTGCTGGAAGAAGCGATCATGGGCGTCGCGCCGCTCGAGGCGGCCGACCACCTCGGCGTGGTCAACCGGCTCTGGCCGGTGAACGACGTGGCCGTGATCTCCAAGATGCAGGCCGTGATGGGCCCCAAGCCGGTCTACATTGCCGACGGCCACCACCGCTACGAGACCGCCTGCAACTACCGCGACGAGCTCGCCGCGGAGATGAAGGCCAAGGGCGAGGAGATGCCCGACAACCACCCGGCCAACTACGTGCTGATGATGTGCGTCTCGATGAGCGACCCCGGCATGCTCGTGCTGCCCACGCACCGGCTGTTCCGCGGCATGCCCGAGATGACGGCCGAGGAGCTCACCGCCAAGCTGGGCGACAAGTTCACGACCGAGCCGGCGGGCGAGGGCCCGAGCCACGCCCCCGAGGCGTGGGAGTCGATCGAGACCGAGGACAACCAGGGGACGCTGGCCCTGTACACCGCGGGGGACAAGAAGTGGACCCTCTGCCGCGTGACCGACGCGGGCCGGGACCGCATGGCCGAGATCGCCCCCGAGCAGTCTAAGGACTGGCAGGGCCTGGGCGTGAGCCTGCTGCACAAGCTCGTGATGGAGGACCTGCTGCAGGCCCCCGAGACGGCGGCCCCCAAGTACGTGCGGGCGATCGACGAGGTGGTCGAGGGCCTCACCAACGGCGAGGCCGCCGGCCGCGACCTGACGGGCCAGATCTCCGAGGGGGGCGTGTTCAACCTGGCGGCCGTGGTGATGCCGGCCACGCTGGAGCACATCCGCCAGATCTCGAACCACGGCGAGCGGATGCCGGCCAAGAGCACCTACTTCTATCCGAAGGTGCTCAGCGGTCTGCTGTTCAACCCGCTCGAATAA
- a CDS encoding ParA family protein, whose protein sequence is MGKVYCVANQKGGVGKTTTAVNVAAGLAAAGLRTLLVDLDPQCNATGAVAREPSPRHPLVERTPIREAVTPTDFEGLTLLPGSRSFHDVDHLAQVGGAESELVAQHLSASLGAYDAVLVDCPPSLGALTQTALATADEVLMPLECEYFAMEGLTQMIELIKRVMTRSNSRLQFGGIVLTKHDPSLELTREVEREVREFFGDVVLRTVVPRDVALAEAPSHGQPVMEYAPRSRGTRAYIELCQEVQGRE, encoded by the coding sequence ATGGGTAAGGTCTACTGCGTCGCGAACCAAAAAGGCGGTGTCGGCAAAACGACCACCGCCGTGAACGTCGCCGCCGGCTTGGCGGCCGCGGGGCTGCGCACGCTGCTGGTGGACCTCGACCCGCAGTGCAACGCCACCGGCGCCGTCGCCCGCGAGCCTTCGCCGCGGCACCCGCTCGTGGAGCGCACGCCGATCCGCGAGGCGGTCACGCCGACCGACTTCGAGGGCCTCACTCTGCTGCCCGGCAGCCGCAGCTTTCACGACGTCGATCACCTGGCGCAGGTCGGCGGGGCCGAGTCGGAGCTCGTCGCCCAGCACCTCTCCGCTAGCTTGGGCGCGTACGACGCGGTGCTGGTCGACTGCCCGCCGTCGCTGGGGGCGCTCACCCAAACGGCGCTAGCGACGGCCGACGAGGTGCTGATGCCCCTGGAGTGCGAGTACTTCGCCATGGAGGGACTCACACAAATGATTGAGCTGATCAAACGGGTGATGACGAGGTCAAACAGCCGATTACAGTTTGGCGGGATCGTGCTCACCAAGCACGACCCGTCGCTCGAGCTCACCAGGGAGGTGGAGCGCGAGGTGCGTGAGTTCTTTGGCGACGTGGTGCTCCGCACTGTCGTGCCGAGGGACGTCGCGCTGGCCGAGGCCCCAAGCCACGGCCAACCAGTGATGGAGTATGCGCCGCGGTCACGGGGGACGCGGGCTTATATCGAGTTGTGTCAGGAGGTTCAGGGACGTGAGTAA
- a CDS encoding ParB/RepB/Spo0J family partition protein — translation MSNQRRLGRGLEALLGRSLEEQNTPAAPAGQFSAVPADAPADSNAGAPADLGPHLTADDQGQRWLDIGVIEPNPFQPRKKFDEVEIADLADSVREHGVLQPLVVRRVGDRFELVAGERRLRAAQAAGWERAPVQLRELSDQQTAELAIVENVQRKDLNAIEKAASFQRYINDYACTQDELAKRIHVDRSTVANLIRLLDLPEGVKQRVVDGELTQGHARALLPVGEADAQEGLAKRIIQEGWSVRRTEQEAQNSVQDLESITHGGEDASLRVIGEDGVSRQPGAEPKPGKSEQLAALERELQTALGTKVALNQNAKGKGKITIHFAGGEEFERLHALLVASQPMAPPADGTDQQPFVENQYDQPAYNTGVG, via the coding sequence GTGAGTAATCAACGCCGCTTGGGTCGTGGTCTGGAAGCCCTGTTGGGCCGATCGCTCGAAGAACAAAACACGCCGGCGGCGCCCGCCGGTCAATTCAGCGCGGTGCCCGCCGACGCGCCGGCCGACAGCAACGCTGGCGCCCCGGCGGACCTGGGCCCGCACCTCACGGCCGACGACCAGGGCCAGCGCTGGCTCGACATCGGCGTGATCGAGCCGAACCCGTTCCAGCCTCGGAAGAAATTCGACGAGGTCGAGATCGCCGACCTGGCGGACAGCGTCCGCGAGCACGGCGTGCTGCAGCCGCTCGTGGTGAGGCGAGTCGGAGACCGCTTCGAGCTCGTGGCCGGCGAGCGCCGCCTGCGCGCCGCCCAAGCCGCCGGCTGGGAACGCGCCCCGGTCCAGCTGCGCGAACTCAGCGACCAGCAGACCGCCGAGCTGGCGATCGTTGAGAACGTGCAGCGCAAGGACCTCAACGCGATCGAGAAGGCCGCGAGTTTCCAGCGCTATATAAATGACTACGCCTGCACCCAGGACGAGCTGGCCAAGCGGATCCATGTCGACCGCTCGACGGTGGCCAACCTGATCCGGCTGCTCGACCTGCCCGAGGGCGTCAAGCAGCGGGTCGTCGATGGCGAGCTGACGCAGGGCCACGCCCGGGCGCTCTTGCCCGTGGGCGAGGCGGACGCGCAAGAAGGCCTGGCCAAACGGATTATCCAAGAGGGCTGGTCGGTGCGGCGCACCGAGCAAGAGGCGCAGAACAGCGTGCAAGACCTCGAGTCGATCACCCACGGCGGCGAAGACGCGAGCCTGCGGGTGATCGGCGAGGACGGCGTGAGCCGCCAGCCGGGCGCCGAGCCCAAGCCGGGCAAGAGCGAGCAGCTCGCCGCGCTGGAGCGCGAACTGCAGACCGCCCTCGGCACGAAGGTCGCCCTCAACCAGAACGCCAAGGGGAAGGGGAAGATCACGATCCACTTCGCTGGCGGCGAGGAGTTCGAGCGGCTCCACGCGTTGCTCGTGGCCTCGCAGCCGATGGCGCCCCCCGCGGACGGGACCGACCAGCAGCCGTTCGTCGAGAACCAGTACGACCAGCCGGCCTACAACACGGGTGTGGGATGA
- a CDS encoding four helix bundle protein has translation MAFQFEKLIVYRKAVDFADEIFSETEGFARGYGFLVDQLNRAALSVSANIAEGNGRFTKADRTHFFRIARGSAQECVPLLELAYRRQLLPLARHGDLKTRLEEVAKMLSGLIKGADRVGDERKK, from the coding sequence ATGGCTTTCCAATTCGAGAAGCTGATCGTCTACCGAAAGGCGGTCGACTTCGCCGACGAGATTTTTAGCGAGACGGAAGGTTTCGCCCGGGGTTACGGCTTTCTCGTCGATCAGCTGAATCGCGCCGCGTTGTCGGTCTCGGCCAACATCGCCGAAGGCAACGGCCGGTTCACCAAGGCCGACCGCACCCACTTCTTCCGCATCGCCCGCGGCTCCGCTCAGGAGTGCGTGCCGCTGTTGGAACTCGCCTACCGACGCCAGCTTCTTCCGCTGGCTAGGCACGGAGATCTTAAGACCCGACTCGAAGAGGTCGCCAAGATGCTCTCTGGACTGATTAAAGGAGCGGATCGAGTAGGAGACGAGAGAAAAAAGTAG
- a CDS encoding MgtC/SapB family protein encodes MNEHLDTLLRLLAATACGGVLGWERQARDKSAGLRTNILVAVGAATAAVTAMHLREQILAPGEAVVSADPIRIVSGVIGGLGFLGAGAILQSRGEVHGMTTAATIWVVGGIGVACGLGDYATAGIATGVAFLALWLLGRLQHSSLAPSSLQKDGDSAERATD; translated from the coding sequence ATGAACGAGCACCTCGACACCCTATTGCGGCTTCTCGCCGCCACCGCTTGTGGCGGTGTGCTTGGTTGGGAGCGGCAGGCGCGTGACAAGTCGGCCGGACTGCGGACCAATATCTTGGTCGCCGTCGGCGCCGCCACGGCGGCCGTGACCGCCATGCACCTGCGCGAGCAGATCCTCGCCCCGGGCGAGGCGGTCGTTTCGGCCGACCCGATCCGCATCGTCTCCGGCGTGATCGGCGGGCTCGGTTTCCTGGGCGCCGGGGCCATCTTGCAGAGCCGTGGCGAGGTGCACGGCATGACCACCGCCGCCACGATTTGGGTGGTCGGCGGCATCGGCGTCGCGTGCGGATTGGGCGACTACGCCACGGCGGGCATTGCGACCGGCGTCGCGTTTCTTGCGTTGTGGCTTCTTGGACGCCTGCAGCACAGCAGCCTCGCCCCGTCGAGCCTGCAGAAAGACGGCGATTCCGCCGAGCGCGCCACCGACTGA
- a CDS encoding DUF4914 family protein, whose product MTILEAAEAAGRLTLAGSVDELLEMAVPQDQVDPEGYYTVGYDVPGKGVVNECKVCRVPNGIAANYLDPYMRRRDPDCMLIADEQHTDKATFKERFGRSFDKDRAETLEWLSEQPIAAFFFETGLPGNPLTGLAICPANAGFFGLGLALLQGIVPIEKVLEAGDDYYHEAVVYVAPPFRHTHFDGKQVVVHNRRFDDNVRLHELFSYNLYPGPSAKKGVYGMLLTRGERADTPWTTAHCSTVQVVTPYDNVTTIMHEGASGGGKSEMLEHMHRAADGQLLLGKNLVTGDVRSLTLPRGCELRPVTDDMALCHPELNPDGSAPNRLSLMDAERAWFIRVNHLTQYGIDPVLERLTVSPPGPLLFLNIKAVPGATTLIWEHTEDEPGVPCPNPRVVVPREYVPGIVKKSVTVGIRSFGVRCPPCTQEHPTYGILGMFHVLPPSLAWLWRLVAPRGHGNPSIVDQGGMQSEGVGSYWPFATGRRVDQANILLKQITDTASTLFVLIPNQHIGAWDVGFAPQWVAREYLARRGATGFPAGELKAARCPLLGYHKEKMTVEGQTIGNWFFDVATQPEVGVDAYNTGAELLTNFFNEQVQKFLHEDLDPEGKKIIEACLDGASVEEYDGLLTSAV is encoded by the coding sequence ATGACGATCCTCGAGGCGGCCGAAGCCGCCGGCCGGCTCACGCTGGCCGGTTCGGTCGACGAGCTGCTCGAGATGGCCGTTCCTCAGGACCAGGTCGATCCCGAGGGCTATTACACCGTCGGCTACGACGTGCCCGGCAAGGGCGTGGTCAACGAGTGCAAGGTCTGCCGTGTGCCCAACGGCATCGCCGCCAACTACCTCGATCCCTACATGCGTCGCCGCGACCCGGACTGCATGCTGATCGCCGACGAGCAGCACACCGACAAGGCGACGTTCAAAGAACGCTTCGGCCGCAGCTTCGACAAGGACCGCGCCGAGACGCTCGAGTGGCTCTCCGAGCAGCCGATCGCCGCGTTCTTCTTCGAGACCGGCCTGCCCGGCAACCCGCTCACCGGCTTGGCGATCTGCCCGGCGAACGCCGGCTTCTTCGGCCTGGGGCTCGCGCTGCTGCAAGGCATCGTGCCGATCGAGAAGGTGCTCGAGGCCGGCGACGACTACTACCACGAGGCCGTGGTCTACGTCGCACCGCCGTTCCGGCACACGCACTTCGACGGCAAGCAGGTGGTGGTGCACAACCGCCGCTTCGACGACAACGTGCGCCTGCACGAGCTGTTCAGCTACAACCTCTACCCCGGCCCCTCGGCCAAGAAGGGCGTCTACGGCATGCTGCTCACCCGCGGCGAGCGGGCCGATACCCCCTGGACCACGGCCCACTGCTCGACGGTGCAGGTCGTCACGCCTTACGACAACGTGACCACCATCATGCACGAGGGCGCCTCGGGCGGCGGCAAGAGCGAGATGCTCGAGCACATGCACCGCGCCGCCGACGGCCAGCTGCTGCTCGGCAAGAACCTGGTCACAGGCGACGTGCGGAGCCTGACCCTGCCACGGGGCTGCGAGCTGCGCCCCGTCACGGACGACATGGCGCTATGCCACCCCGAGCTCAACCCCGATGGCTCCGCGCCGAACCGGCTCTCTCTGATGGACGCCGAACGGGCGTGGTTCATCCGCGTCAATCACCTCACGCAGTACGGCATCGATCCGGTGCTCGAGCGGCTCACCGTGAGCCCCCCCGGGCCGCTGTTGTTCCTCAACATCAAGGCGGTGCCCGGCGCCACGACGCTCATCTGGGAACACACCGAGGACGAGCCGGGCGTCCCCTGCCCCAACCCGCGGGTCGTCGTACCACGCGAGTACGTGCCGGGCATTGTCAAGAAAAGCGTGACGGTCGGCATCCGCAGCTTCGGGGTCCGCTGCCCGCCTTGCACCCAGGAGCACCCGACCTACGGCATCCTGGGCATGTTCCACGTGCTGCCGCCGAGCCTCGCATGGCTGTGGCGCTTGGTCGCCCCGCGTGGCCACGGCAACCCGTCGATCGTCGACCAAGGGGGCATGCAGTCCGAGGGAGTCGGCTCGTACTGGCCTTTCGCAACGGGCCGCCGCGTCGACCAGGCGAACATCCTGCTGAAGCAGATCACCGACACCGCCTCGACGCTGTTCGTGCTGATCCCGAACCAGCACATCGGCGCGTGGGACGTTGGCTTCGCGCCGCAGTGGGTGGCGCGCGAGTACCTGGCCCGCCGCGGCGCCACCGGCTTCCCGGCCGGCGAGCTGAAGGCGGCCCGCTGCCCGCTCTTGGGCTACCACAAAGAGAAGATGACGGTCGAGGGCCAGACGATCGGCAACTGGTTCTTCGACGTCGCCACGCAGCCGGAAGTTGGTGTCGACGCCTACAACACCGGCGCCGAGCTGCTCACGAACTTCTTCAACGAGCAGGTGCAGAAGTTCCTCCACGAGGACCTCGACCCGGAAGGCAAGAAGATCATCGAGGCGTGCCTCGACGGGGCGTCGGTCGAGGAGTACGACGGGCTGCTGACGTCCGCGGTGTAG
- the lhgO gene encoding L-2-hydroxyglutarate oxidase, with product MQRSDLLVIGGGIVGLATAYRYTQRFPGNTVRVLEKEPAVARHQTGRNSGVLHSGVYYKPGSLKAVNCREGKAAMEAFCREHEVAFETCGKVIVAVDESDLPALERIEQRGHENGVGCERIGVERLAELEPHARGVAALHVPEAGIVDYLGVCDKLAEQIRLAGGELTLSARVTAIDLHDDGVTVTTPAGEFTAPTVINCAGLHCDVVARMAGSKNPARIVPFRGEYFKLKDNAKHLCRDLIYPTPDPAFPFLGVHFTRMVDGSIECGPNAVLAFAREGYDKRTINLGELTGSLTYGGFVRMAIRHWRMGAGEMWRSVSKAAFVRALQRLVPEITAEALEPAPAGVRAQALTPDGKLVDDFLIDESGRPGARVVNVLNAPSPAATAALKIGETIVERLAT from the coding sequence ATGCAGCGCAGCGACCTCCTGGTGATCGGCGGCGGCATCGTCGGACTGGCGACCGCCTATCGGTACACCCAACGCTTCCCCGGCAACACGGTGCGTGTGCTCGAGAAAGAGCCCGCCGTCGCCCGCCACCAAACGGGACGCAACAGCGGCGTGCTGCACTCGGGCGTTTACTACAAGCCGGGGTCGCTCAAGGCCGTGAACTGCCGCGAGGGCAAGGCCGCCATGGAGGCGTTCTGCCGAGAGCACGAAGTCGCTTTCGAGACCTGCGGCAAGGTGATCGTGGCGGTCGACGAGAGCGACCTCCCGGCGCTCGAGAGGATCGAGCAACGCGGCCACGAGAACGGCGTCGGCTGCGAGCGGATCGGCGTCGAGCGTCTCGCCGAACTCGAGCCACACGCCCGCGGCGTCGCCGCGCTGCACGTGCCCGAGGCGGGCATCGTTGATTACTTGGGCGTGTGCGACAAGCTCGCCGAACAGATCCGCCTGGCGGGCGGCGAGCTGACGCTCTCGGCCCGGGTGACGGCGATCGATCTGCACGACGACGGCGTGACTGTCACCACGCCGGCGGGCGAGTTCACGGCGCCCACGGTCATCAACTGCGCGGGACTGCACTGCGACGTGGTGGCCCGGATGGCCGGCTCGAAGAACCCCGCGCGGATCGTGCCTTTCCGCGGCGAGTATTTCAAACTCAAGGACAACGCCAAGCACTTGTGCCGCGACCTGATCTACCCCACGCCCGACCCGGCGTTCCCGTTCCTCGGGGTCCACTTCACGCGGATGGTCGACGGCTCGATCGAGTGCGGTCCGAACGCCGTGCTGGCCTTCGCCCGCGAGGGCTACGACAAGCGGACGATCAACCTCGGCGAACTGACTGGCTCGCTCACGTACGGCGGCTTCGTCCGCATGGCGATCAGGCACTGGCGGATGGGCGCGGGCGAGATGTGGCGCTCGGTGAGCAAGGCGGCCTTCGTCCGCGCGCTCCAGCGGCTGGTGCCCGAGATCACGGCCGAAGCCCTCGAGCCGGCGCCCGCCGGCGTGCGCGCCCAGGCGCTCACGCCCGACGGCAAGCTGGTCGACGACTTCCTGATCGACGAGTCGGGACGCCCCGGCGCCCGGGTCGTCAACGTGCTGAACGCCCCGTCGCCCGCCGCGACGGCGGCGCTGAAGATCGGCGAGACGATTGTCGAGCGGCTGGCTACGTAA